The following proteins are encoded in a genomic region of Liolophura sinensis isolate JHLJ2023 chromosome 5, CUHK_Ljap_v2, whole genome shotgun sequence:
- the LOC135465556 gene encoding beta-lactamase domain-containing protein 2-like: MGWMKWSVVVGLAAVGVYYYLTRVDPISELDVQGFWTPQYQHVADTFRKNLKSGFMRGASFAAYVDGELVVNLWGGYTDEAYQVKWKKNTITHVASTTKFVAALAFSTLVDKGYVKYDDLVSKYWPEFAQNGKENVTVNMLISHQAGLYVLDSTVSFKDVVNNPAKVERILAEQKPHWPPGTEIGYHALTIGMYVDFLARKVDPKHRPIYQIYEEDLKVPLGLDFFIATPYSEQYRMARVHQPSLLDVVYTFLFMPEYRKMLFSMMLGDPWYKNITNGLVKDELPGIFADPDLRATPIPAASGAGTAESVAKLAGLVAAKKAHKGRQILSDAVVEKLSTPSLSKEELVMKFNGSVGHGTFLFQNPWGQNVFGQPGAGGQMGYADSFNKVGLAFITNYFSAFATNNDFRFVPLEKAFYDCLGKRKQSENAKQT, from the exons ATGGGGTGGATGAAGTGGAGCGTCGTAGTGGGGCTGGCAGCGGTGGGGGTGTACTACTACCTAACGAGAGTAGACCCCATCTCAGAGCTGGACGTACAGGGGTTTTGGACCCCACAGTATCAACACGTGGCTGACACCTTCAG AAAGAACTTAAAAAGCGGTTTCATGCGAGGAGCGTCCTTCGCTGCGTATGTGGACGGGGAACTGGTGGTGAACCTGTGGGGAGGGTACACAGACGAGGCTTATCAAGTCAAGTGGAAGAAAAATACCATTACGCACGTGGCGTCCACAACCAAGTTTGTGGCTGCTCTCGCCTTCAGTACCTTGGTGGATAA AGGTTACGTGAAGTACGACGACCTAGTCTCCAAATATTGGCCGGAATTTGCCCAGAACGGCAAGGAAAATGTGACTGTCAATATGCTGATCAGTCATCAG GCTGGTCTGTACGTACTTGATTCAACAGTGAGTTTTAAAGATGTAGTCAACAATCCTGCCAAGGTGGAAAGAATTCTAGCGGAACAGAAGCCCCACTGGCCGCCTG GTACTGAGATAGGATACCACGCTCTCACAATTGGAATGTATGTAGACTTCCTAGCAAGGAAAGTAGACCCCAAACACCGACCAATTTATCAGATATACGAGGAGGATCTCAAAGTTCCACTTG GTCTGGATTTCTTCATTGCCACTCCTTACTCTGAACAGTACCGAATGGCTCGGGTGCACCAACCCTCCTTGTTGGATGTTGTCTATACTTTCCTGTTTATGCCAGAGTATCGTAAAATGCTATTCAGCATGATGCTTGGCGATCCGTGGTACAAAAACATCACCAACGGATTAGTCAAAGACGAATTG CCAGGCATCTTTGCGGACCCAGACCTGAGAGCCACGCCCATTCCAGCCGCTAGCGGTGCGGGCACGGCCGAGTCTGTGGCAAAACTGGCCGGACTGGTGGCCGCCAAGAAAGCGCACAAAGGCAGACAAATCTTGTCAGATGCTGTCGTGGAGAAGCTCAGCACACCGTCCTTAAGCAAAGAGGAACTGGTTATGAAATTTAATGGCTCTGTCGGCCACGGGACATTCTTATTTCAGAACCCATGG GGTCAGAACGTGTTTGGTCAACCTGGAGCTGGGGGCCAAATGGGGTACGCCGATTCCTTCAACAAAGTCGGGCTCGCTTTTATTACCAACTATTTCAGCGCATTTGCCACCAACAACGACTTCCGCTTTGTGCCTTTGGAGAAGGCCTTTTATGACTGCTTGGGAAAGAGAAAGCAAAGCGAGAatgcaaaacaaacataa